A genomic region of Caldicellulosiruptor acetigenus contains the following coding sequences:
- a CDS encoding carbohydrate ABC transporter permease, which produces MITLVPYLIAVITSLKPVEDVTKFSVDFGKLSFSSYKYITTEFPFMRWLFNSFVVAVAVTAGNLLFNSMAAYALARLNFPFKKVVFYIIIGTMMIPGQVLLIPIYLILNKLGWIDSYKGLIIPWLVSAFYIFFMRQYFLTIPKDLEEAALIDGLSRFGIFFKIFLPLSLPALATQAIFIFVGNWNSFMWPSIIASSEELYTLPVGLNSFYGQYYQFWNQVLAGAILLSLPTIIVFVAFQKYFVRGIVTTGLKE; this is translated from the coding sequence CTGATAACCTTGGTACCATACCTTATTGCAGTTATAACTTCTTTAAAACCTGTAGAAGATGTGACAAAATTCTCTGTTGATTTTGGAAAGCTGAGCTTCAGTAGCTATAAATATATCACGACAGAGTTTCCGTTTATGAGGTGGCTTTTTAACAGCTTTGTGGTTGCAGTGGCTGTAACAGCTGGCAATCTGCTTTTCAATTCCATGGCAGCATATGCTCTTGCAAGGCTAAACTTCCCATTTAAGAAGGTTGTTTTTTACATTATCATAGGCACAATGATGATACCTGGGCAGGTACTCTTGATTCCTATTTACCTTATTCTAAACAAACTTGGCTGGATTGATTCGTACAAGGGATTAATCATTCCATGGCTTGTGAGTGCTTTTTATATATTTTTTATGCGCCAGTATTTTTTGACAATTCCCAAGGATTTAGAAGAAGCTGCATTGATTGACGGGCTGTCACGGTTTGGAATATTCTTTAAAATATTCTTACCGCTATCATTGCCAGCTTTGGCCACTCAAGCTATATTCATATTTGTGGGCAACTGGAACAGTTTCATGTGGCCAAGCATTATAGCTTCGTCTGAAGAGCTGTATACCCTGCCGGTAGGACTCAACTCATTTTACGGTCAGTACTATCAATTTTGGAACCAGGTTTTGGCAGGAGCAATCCTTCTTTCTTTGCCAACCATAATAGTTTTCGTAGCATTTCAGAAATATTTCGTCAGGGGAATAGTCACAACAGGGCTTAAAGAATAA
- a CDS encoding carbohydrate ABC transporter permease yields the protein MRNRTKTQEYLTAFVMLLPYILSFCVFFAYPLVKAFVISFQNFSFLGDAPPKFVGLANYKEALTNKMFLDSILNTLYYSVLVVPTQLIIALILAVIVNDKVKFKEFFRTTYYLPTVTSPVAVSIIFLFLYKTDGLVNQILRHIGITPRNWFNEPSFVMPAIVSVAVWGSVGFYMVTFLSGLSTIPDQLYEAAEVEGAGELTKLLKITVPLLKPMIFFNTVVSFISTLQMFDLSYIIGGSDGGPMGKAMTMVVMIYRTAFKEFNMGVASAMAFVVFGIIFALTLIQRKFFGEEMSY from the coding sequence ATGAGAAATAGAACAAAAACGCAAGAATACTTGACAGCTTTTGTCATGCTGCTTCCTTATATACTGTCTTTTTGTGTATTTTTTGCTTACCCGCTTGTAAAGGCTTTTGTAATAAGTTTTCAGAACTTTTCATTCTTAGGAGATGCTCCACCTAAATTTGTAGGCCTTGCTAACTATAAAGAAGCGCTGACAAACAAGATGTTTTTAGATTCTATCCTTAACACACTTTATTATTCTGTTTTAGTTGTTCCTACTCAGCTTATTATTGCTCTCATTTTAGCTGTGATAGTAAATGATAAGGTGAAATTCAAGGAGTTTTTCAGGACAACATATTATCTTCCCACGGTTACATCACCTGTAGCAGTATCGATTATATTTCTGTTTTTGTACAAAACAGATGGACTTGTGAATCAGATTTTAAGGCATATTGGGATTACTCCTCGAAACTGGTTCAATGAACCTTCTTTTGTGATGCCCGCAATTGTGAGTGTTGCTGTTTGGGGGTCTGTAGGGTTTTATATGGTTACATTTTTGTCTGGGCTTTCAACAATTCCAGACCAGCTTTATGAAGCTGCAGAAGTTGAAGGTGCAGGAGAGCTTACAAAGCTTCTTAAAATCACAGTACCTCTTTTAAAACCGATGATATTTTTCAACACAGTTGTATCTTTTATTAGCACTCTCCAGATGTTTGATTTATCATACATTATAGGCGGTTCTGATGGTGGTCCCATGGGAAAAGCAATGACAATGGTTGTGATGATATACAGAACAGCTTTTAAAGAGTTCAACATGGGAGTTGCCTCAGCTATGGCGTTTGTTGTGTTTGGGATTATCTTTGCATTGACATTAATTCAGCGAAAGTTTTTTGGCGAGGAAATGTCATATTAA